The Mercurialis annua linkage group LG2, ddMerAnnu1.2, whole genome shotgun sequence genome contains a region encoding:
- the LOC126668377 gene encoding uncharacterized protein LOC126668377 produces MVQMPGSRRRGICFERSARGHVRFSYRTSITRKEGGFARVLLDPDAQTGRRFVTRQRKFLTMAIEHFTKWVEVEAMSDITSARVKEFFWKQIVCHFGLPRVLIGDNGKQFDCKKFRAFCAKSNIDLRFTSVTHPQSNGMTKVTN; encoded by the exons ATGGTCCAGATGCCTGGCAGCCGAAGAAGGGGAATATGTTTTGAAAGAAGTGCACGAGGGCATGTGCGGTTCTCATATCGCACCTCGATCACTCGTAAAGAAGGTGGTTTTGCAAGGGTACTACTGGACCCTGATGCTCAAACAGGCAGAAGATTTG TTACCCGGCAAAGAAAATTCCTCACTATGGCGATTGAACATTTTACGAAGTGGGTTGAGGTAGAAGCTATGAGTGATATCACCTCTGCCCGGGTAAAGGAGTTCTTCTGGAAACAGATAGTTTGCCATTTTGGTCTCCCTCGAGTTTTGATAGGTGATAATGGTAAACAATTCGATTGCAAGAAATTCAGAGCTTTTTGTGCCAAATCAAATATCGACCTCAGATTCACCTCGGTCACTCATCCACAGAGCAACGGTATGACTAAAGTAACAAACTGA